One genomic window of Vicinamibacterales bacterium includes the following:
- a CDS encoding VWA domain-containing protein, with protein sequence MHIQTDRALVPAGAAATRYLHVTITTPSAPPRTGQPRPAVDVALVLDRSGSMHGAKIRMARAAVAHAVRLLSPRDHFAVVAYDDHVDTVQARTAGTRDATAQALHQLDAIDARGSTNLSDGWMRGADELGPGLAPGDDGDGAAAAVRRVLLLTDGLANRGVTDADALVAMAQALRQRGIGTSTFGVGADFDETLLARLAQQGGGHFYYIESPAQIPDLFASELGEALEVVAREPRRVESRGPHESQRRHRPRKADHVLSPTRYPPARRVRIRAA encoded by the coding sequence ATGCACATCCAAACGGACCGCGCCCTCGTCCCCGCGGGCGCCGCTGCCACCCGCTACCTGCACGTCACCATCACCACGCCGTCCGCGCCCCCGCGCACGGGTCAGCCGCGTCCCGCTGTGGACGTGGCCCTGGTGCTGGATCGCTCCGGCTCCATGCACGGTGCCAAGATCCGCATGGCCCGGGCGGCCGTGGCGCACGCCGTCCGCCTGCTGTCGCCGCGCGACCACTTCGCCGTGGTGGCCTACGACGACCACGTGGACACGGTGCAGGCGCGCACGGCCGGCACGCGGGACGCCACGGCGCAGGCCCTGCACCAGCTCGACGCCATCGACGCGCGCGGGTCCACGAACCTGTCCGACGGCTGGATGCGCGGGGCGGACGAACTGGGGCCGGGGCTCGCGCCCGGGGACGACGGCGATGGGGCGGCGGCGGCCGTGCGGCGCGTGCTGCTGCTCACGGACGGCCTGGCCAATCGCGGCGTGACGGACGCGGACGCGCTGGTGGCCATGGCGCAGGCGCTGCGGCAGCGCGGCATCGGCACGTCCACGTTCGGCGTGGGCGCGGACTTCGACGAGACGCTGCTGGCCCGCCTGGCGCAGCAGGGCGGCGGGCACTTCTACTACATCGAGTCGCCCGCGCAGATTCCGGATCTGTTCGCCAGCGAACTGGGCGAGGCGCTGGAGGTGGTGGCGCGCGAGCCTCGACGAGTAGAATCGAGAGGCCCTCATGAGTCCCAGCGTCGCCATCGACCGCGAAAAGCTGATCACGTTCTGTCGCCGACACGGTATCCGCCGGCTCGCCGTGTTCGGATCCGCGCTGCGTGA
- a CDS encoding nucleotidyltransferase family protein: MFGSALRDDFGPESDVDVLVEFEVGRTPGLAFFAMQDDLSHLFGRAVDLHTPASLSRYFRDEVLAEAQDQYVAA; encoded by the coding sequence GTGTTCGGATCCGCGCTGCGTGACGACTTCGGCCCCGAGAGCGACGTGGACGTGCTCGTGGAGTTCGAGGTAGGGCGGACGCCAGGCTTGGCCTTCTTCGCGATGCAGGACGACCTGAGCCACCTATTCGGTCGAGCCGTGGACCTCCACACGCCAGCGTCGCTGAGCCGCTACTTCCGTGATGAGGTGCTCGCCGAGGCTCAGGACCAGTATGTCGCGGCATGA
- a CDS encoding HepT-like ribonuclease domain-containing protein, whose product MRDHAAELLALMNGRSRDDLDRDRVLALAVVRLLEIIGEAAARVPVAERTRRPDVPWSAIVGLRNRLIHGYDDVDHDIVWAIVSTDLPKLVSQLGE is encoded by the coding sequence ATGCGCGACCATGCGGCCGAGCTGCTCGCGCTCATGAACGGTCGATCGCGCGACGACCTGGACCGAGACAGGGTGCTGGCGCTTGCGGTGGTCCGACTGCTCGAGATCATCGGTGAGGCGGCCGCGCGGGTTCCCGTCGCGGAGCGCACGCGTCGTCCGGATGTGCCGTGGTCGGCCATCGTTGGCCTTCGGAACAGGTTGATTCACGGGTACGACGACGTAGACCACGACATCGTGTGGGCCATCGTGTCCACCGACCTGCCGAAACTGGTGTCGCAACTCGGCGAGTAG
- a CDS encoding DUF433 domain-containing protein — protein sequence MSVVLSPELARRIAELAAQSGQTAEFALRETVAAYGSQPVLDWSQCPIVERVPGRVSGAWVFRDTRLPVATVFENLEAGATVDEVAQWFDIPADLVRQVIDFAARSLHAPAPAP from the coding sequence ATGAGTGTCGTCCTGTCCCCGGAGCTCGCGCGTCGCATCGCGGAACTGGCGGCGCAGTCCGGACAGACCGCGGAGTTCGCGTTGCGCGAGACGGTGGCCGCGTATGGATCGCAGCCGGTGCTCGACTGGTCGCAGTGCCCCATCGTGGAGCGTGTCCCCGGGCGCGTCAGCGGCGCTTGGGTATTTCGCGATACCCGCCTGCCCGTTGCGACCGTATTCGAGAATCTCGAGGCCGGTGCCACGGTGGACGAGGTCGCTCAGTGGTTCGACATCCCAGCCGATCTGGTGCGCCAGGTGATCGACTTCGCGGCGCGCAGTCTGCACGCTCCTGCCCCGGCACCTTGA
- a CDS encoding type II toxin-antitoxin system HicB family antitoxin gives MPHKYELVVTWTDEDDAFVVDVPELPGCMAHGDTPADAVANAQDAIDLWLDVARDMGRPIPSPRGRLLSA, from the coding sequence GTGCCGCACAAGTACGAGCTGGTCGTCACGTGGACCGACGAGGACGACGCCTTCGTCGTCGACGTCCCCGAACTCCCGGGCTGCATGGCCCACGGCGACACGCCTGCCGACGCGGTGGCCAACGCGCAGGACGCGATCGACCTCTGGCTCGACGTGGCACGGGACATGGGGCGCCCCATTCCATCGCCTCGCGGGCGCCTGCTGTCGGCCTGA
- a CDS encoding type II toxin-antitoxin system HicA family toxin: protein MTPREFKRWLAAQGCTFSAGKGGHLKVRRGDRMSVLPMHGQGKELGTGLVQRIKKDLGVA, encoded by the coding sequence ATGACGCCGCGCGAGTTCAAGCGATGGCTTGCGGCTCAGGGATGCACGTTCTCGGCAGGCAAGGGCGGCCATCTGAAGGTGCGACGCGGAGACCGCATGTCGGTGCTGCCGATGCATGGCCAGGGCAAAGAGCTTGGAACCGGGCTCGTGCAGCGCATCAAGAAAGACCTCGGGGTCGCCTGA
- a CDS encoding type II toxin-antitoxin system HicB family antitoxin: MFYAVKLSRDRNRSWLVDVPALPFVHTHGATRDEALSRALDAVLTGLEMLVDDKVEIPRPLPAAPVKGDAVRLSALVAAKIELHNAMLEQRVGKYRLGKKLDWHLPQVDRLVDFRHQSKLDQIEQALSALGRRLVVTSAA; this comes from the coding sequence ATGTTCTATGCAGTGAAGCTGTCGAGAGACCGGAACCGGTCGTGGCTCGTCGACGTCCCCGCCCTGCCGTTCGTGCACACGCACGGCGCCACGCGGGACGAGGCGCTATCGCGCGCCCTGGATGCCGTCCTGACCGGTCTCGAGATGCTCGTCGACGACAAGGTCGAGATTCCGCGGCCGCTGCCGGCGGCGCCCGTCAAAGGGGATGCCGTGCGGCTGTCGGCCTTGGTGGCGGCGAAGATCGAGCTGCACAACGCCATGCTGGAACAGCGCGTGGGCAAGTACCGGCTGGGGAAGAAGCTGGACTGGCATCTGCCTCAGGTGGACCGCCTGGTCGATTTCCGCCATCAGTCCAAGCTGGATCAGATTGAACAGGCGCTCTCGGCCCTCGGGCGCCGACTGGTGGTGACGAGCGCGGCATAG
- a CDS encoding DUF222 domain-containing protein has product MNLASHVDSTRAVLAHPMVVLQPEPPTPATDLRAVDALGERIAALAARLHAATYELLVLLGEFDAREGWANGFQSCAHWLHWRTGIDLGAAREKVRVARALPALAAVSAQMRRGALSYAKVRALTRVATPANEQTLVDFALAGTAAHVERLVRGWRRADAVEAARVDESRHLQRQLSTWVDADGMVVIRGRLTPEVGAVVQRALEAAADRLFLDAQATEADGPAGHQVGAAQRRADALGLLAETALSAGLDAGTTGDRYQVVVHVDASDRAAGRGEVILEPDAGGTLELDHGPACVSAETSRRLSCDASVVTLAHGEDGEARQVGRRTRTIPPSIRRALVARDATCQFPGCTAHRCDAHHVEHWADGGDTTLDNLVRLCRRHHRAVHEGGFRVRRTSPGEWAFHRPDERRLPRAPEIAATAEWRHELMMADVTSTPVWDGTSVDIAWALDVLHVGPNGAAAGVATPR; this is encoded by the coding sequence ATGAACCTCGCATCCCACGTCGATTCCACCCGCGCGGTGCTCGCGCATCCGATGGTGGTGCTGCAGCCCGAGCCGCCGACCCCGGCGACCGACCTACGCGCGGTGGACGCGCTGGGCGAGCGCATCGCGGCGCTGGCGGCACGTCTGCACGCGGCCACCTACGAGCTGCTCGTCCTGCTCGGCGAGTTCGATGCGCGGGAGGGCTGGGCCAACGGGTTCCAGTCGTGCGCGCACTGGCTCCACTGGCGGACCGGCATCGACCTGGGCGCGGCCCGCGAGAAGGTGCGCGTGGCCCGCGCGCTGCCGGCGTTGGCGGCGGTCAGCGCGCAGATGCGGCGGGGAGCGCTGTCGTATGCGAAGGTGCGGGCGCTCACGCGGGTGGCTACGCCCGCGAACGAGCAGACGCTCGTGGACTTCGCGCTGGCGGGCACGGCCGCGCACGTGGAGCGTCTGGTGCGAGGCTGGCGGCGGGCGGACGCCGTCGAGGCGGCGCGGGTGGACGAGTCCCGGCATCTCCAGCGCCAGTTGTCCACGTGGGTGGATGCGGACGGCATGGTGGTGATCCGTGGCCGGCTCACGCCGGAGGTCGGTGCCGTGGTGCAGCGCGCGCTCGAGGCAGCGGCCGACCGGCTGTTCCTGGACGCACAGGCGACAGAGGCGGACGGTCCGGCAGGCCACCAGGTCGGGGCGGCGCAGCGTCGGGCCGACGCGCTGGGGCTGCTGGCGGAGACGGCGCTGTCCGCCGGGTTGGATGCGGGGACGACCGGCGATCGCTACCAGGTGGTCGTCCACGTGGATGCCTCCGACCGTGCGGCGGGTCGGGGCGAGGTGATCCTCGAGCCCGATGCCGGCGGCACGCTCGAACTGGACCACGGGCCGGCGTGCGTTTCCGCGGAAACGTCGCGGCGGCTGTCCTGCGATGCGTCGGTGGTCACCCTGGCGCACGGCGAGGACGGCGAGGCTCGGCAGGTGGGTCGACGAACGCGCACGATTCCGCCCTCGATTCGGCGAGCCCTGGTCGCACGCGATGCCACCTGCCAGTTCCCGGGGTGCACGGCGCACCGATGCGACGCGCATCACGTCGAACACTGGGCCGATGGAGGCGATACGACGCTCGACAACCTGGTGCGCCTGTGCCGGCGGCATCATCGCGCCGTGCACGAAGGGGGATTCCGCGTTCGGCGCACGTCGCCAGGGGAGTGGGCCTTCCATCGGCCGGATGAACGGCGCCTGCCGCGAGCGCCAGAGATCGCCGCGACGGCCGAGTGGCGCCACGAGCTGATGATGGCCGACGTGACATCGACGCCCGTGTGGGACGGCACGTCCGTGGACATCGCGTGGGCGCTGGACGTGCTGCACGTGGGGCCGAACGGCGCAGCTGCGGGCGTCGCCACACCGCGGTGA
- a CDS encoding SEC-C metal-binding domain-containing protein — translation MAPTPGRNDPCPCGSGKKYKHCCLVSRDAEDVARVRIRSVEGRVVEAVFKYALERWGEPLFHHAWEDFWNYDDVPEDMVATPEFDGLFIPWFTTCFVADPESDRRTDDWPTATLAQEWLAAQPLPVPPDVALYVTQTVRSPMSVFAVEQVAPGVSVDVKDILTERSFHVLELTASRSLRPGDVIFTRVVTMDGASVMFGMAPRAAPPDWHLEVIDWRTATFKRRVPTRDDLERYAIEIRDLYLDVRDALLNPAPPVLTNSDGDVLSLVTLTYELHAPVAAVYPLLRPLALLAGEAPAEEVETDADGTVVKAQLDWLKAGNRQHASWKNTVLGTLALTEGRLVAEVNSDKRAKRLEREIAKRLGSMATRAGREVTDPVARILESRAKDEARKGLRLVEPSTPVEPEVAALEAEWRRRYSQEWLDTPVPALHGKTPRQAARSAAGRERLEALLLGFGRGDAGDGEVAFLRTALKLTPKT, via the coding sequence ATGGCGCCCACACCTGGCCGGAACGACCCGTGCCCGTGCGGTTCGGGGAAGAAGTACAAGCACTGCTGTCTGGTCAGTCGCGACGCGGAGGACGTCGCGCGCGTGCGCATCCGGAGCGTGGAGGGCCGGGTGGTGGAGGCCGTGTTCAAGTACGCGCTCGAGCGGTGGGGCGAGCCCCTGTTCCACCACGCGTGGGAGGACTTCTGGAACTACGACGACGTGCCCGAGGACATGGTGGCGACGCCCGAGTTCGATGGCCTGTTCATCCCGTGGTTCACGACGTGCTTCGTGGCCGACCCCGAGTCGGACCGGCGCACCGACGACTGGCCCACCGCCACGCTCGCACAGGAATGGCTCGCGGCGCAGCCGCTGCCCGTGCCTCCGGACGTGGCCCTGTACGTGACACAGACGGTCCGGAGCCCCATGAGCGTCTTCGCCGTGGAGCAGGTCGCGCCCGGCGTGTCCGTGGACGTGAAGGACATCCTCACCGAGCGGAGCTTTCACGTGCTGGAGCTCACGGCATCGCGCTCGCTGCGCCCGGGCGACGTCATCTTCACGCGCGTCGTGACGATGGACGGCGCGTCGGTGATGTTCGGCATGGCGCCCCGCGCGGCGCCGCCCGACTGGCACCTCGAGGTGATCGACTGGCGCACGGCCACGTTCAAGCGACGGGTGCCCACGCGGGACGACCTCGAGCGCTACGCGATCGAGATACGCGACCTGTACCTCGACGTCCGCGACGCGCTGCTCAATCCGGCGCCTCCCGTGTTGACCAACAGCGACGGCGACGTCCTGTCGCTGGTGACCCTCACCTATGAGCTGCACGCCCCCGTCGCCGCCGTGTATCCGCTGCTGCGGCCGCTCGCATTGCTGGCCGGCGAGGCGCCGGCCGAGGAGGTCGAGACCGACGCGGACGGAACCGTGGTGAAGGCGCAGCTCGACTGGCTGAAGGCCGGCAACCGGCAGCACGCCTCGTGGAAGAACACCGTGCTCGGCACACTGGCCTTGACCGAAGGGCGCCTGGTGGCCGAGGTGAACTCCGACAAGCGCGCGAAGCGGCTTGAGCGTGAGATCGCGAAGCGGCTCGGCAGCATGGCCACCCGGGCGGGGCGTGAGGTGACCGATCCCGTCGCGCGGATTCTCGAGTCGCGCGCGAAGGACGAGGCGCGGAAGGGCCTCCGCCTGGTGGAGCCGTCCACGCCGGTCGAGCCTGAAGTGGCGGCGCTCGAAGCCGAATGGCGCCGGCGGTATTCGCAGGAGTGGCTGGACACGCCGGTGCCGGCGCTGCACGGCAAGACGCCGCGCCAGGCCGCCCGCAGCGCCGCGGGCAGGGAGCGGCTGGAGGCGCTCCTCCTTGGATTCGGCCGCGGCGACGCCGGTGATGGCGAGGTGGCCTTCCTCCGCACGGCGCTCAAGCTCACGCCGAAGACCTGA
- a CDS encoding transcriptional regulator — MPRNAEVVRHWQMLLHIDASRQGATVGELAERFGVTKRTVWRDMEALQEVGFPLVDEKRDRETAWRLMQMPLKALNDAGLSVTEVCSLFLGRTLVAEFTGTPFEPGLAGIIRRVETSLSPKVRAFLKRLPELVHVKPVPRKTVTSPKHDEFVARLIEAASDRRICRVLYFSVHSNREKDYELHPYSLAYAEGGLYLTAWVPEYRQVRVFAVERIRRVSLQTATFTPAADLSDGTFGQSLGVNRGGKAERIVVDFSPRVAPYVRERSWHATQTLEALTGGGVRLTMKVCRDWALRTWVLGWGAHARVVAPPALAAEILAQLDEARDGYAPKLAFDAALAYVPAKGARRLPLAT, encoded by the coding sequence ATGCCGCGCAACGCCGAGGTGGTCCGTCACTGGCAGATGCTGCTCCACATCGACGCCTCCAGGCAGGGCGCCACGGTGGGCGAACTGGCCGAGCGCTTCGGCGTCACCAAGCGCACGGTGTGGCGGGACATGGAGGCCCTGCAGGAAGTGGGCTTCCCGCTCGTGGACGAGAAGCGCGACCGCGAGACGGCGTGGCGCCTCATGCAGATGCCGCTCAAGGCCCTGAACGACGCCGGCCTGTCCGTGACCGAGGTGTGTTCGCTGTTCCTGGGCCGGACCCTCGTGGCCGAGTTCACGGGCACGCCGTTCGAGCCCGGCCTGGCCGGCATCATCCGCCGCGTGGAGACGTCCCTGTCGCCCAAGGTCCGCGCCTTCCTGAAGCGCCTGCCCGAGCTGGTCCACGTGAAGCCCGTGCCGAGGAAGACCGTCACGTCCCCGAAGCACGACGAGTTCGTGGCGCGCCTGATCGAGGCCGCCTCCGATCGCCGCATCTGCCGCGTGCTCTACTTCTCCGTCCACAGCAACCGCGAGAAGGACTACGAGCTGCACCCCTACAGCCTCGCCTACGCGGAGGGAGGCCTGTACCTCACCGCGTGGGTGCCCGAGTACCGCCAGGTGCGCGTGTTCGCGGTGGAGCGCATCCGGCGCGTGTCGCTGCAGACCGCCACCTTCACGCCGGCCGCGGACCTGAGCGACGGCACCTTCGGCCAGTCCCTGGGCGTGAACCGCGGCGGCAAGGCCGAACGCATCGTGGTGGACTTCTCGCCGCGCGTGGCCCCCTACGTCCGCGAGCGGAGCTGGCACGCCACGCAGACGCTCGAGGCTCTGACGGGCGGCGGCGTGCGCCTCACCATGAAGGTCTGCCGCGACTGGGCGCTCCGCACGTGGGTCCTCGGCTGGGGCGCCCACGCCCGCGTGGTGGCGCCGCCGGCGCTGGCCGCCGAGATCCTGGCGCAGCTCGACGAGGCCCGCGACGGCTACGCCCCGAAGCTCGCGTTCGACGCGGCGCTGGCGTACGTGCCTGCGAAAGGCGCGCGGAGGCTGCCGCTGGCGACGTAA